A portion of the Granulosicoccus antarcticus IMCC3135 genome contains these proteins:
- the ccsA gene encoding cytochrome c biogenesis protein CcsA, giving the protein MPALTLIGNALLLISLISLALGLYRKTISLTPIVCLWSAIVLLELALAFDRFELVYVYSYSATALPLWLKLASLWGGEQGTLLLLSTLLATLGWHYRAWPSTRVGMQLIALAMLLGCLWFNPFAATGTMANEGLGLNAHLVSPWMALHPPAVLLAYSFLWLPVGAAIHGLNGANSAAWLVAVRGAASVGWGLMCLGLASGMWWAFQDFTYGQFWHWDPVQTAVFTVWALASGQLHGIRQLNPQKPAPALLLWSSVLCAISIPLALLIVRDSTLASSHRYIGDTSLWLMLILAAGQLLAALWARFSRQQRTIASRQAVILIIACWMFFAMAAGAAGSLAYSYICENLHCSRDFVPFRQAVLSWTGGAEYAHLAKVFDQWEVDHFVVVRLLLPLMAVLLLMTGYAFIRTSTKRALSLTVIAGITGLAVGLYFKPLENLIDGTGVTTAHTMQLFSVLDVLLMWCLWAILATLLWCYQAWRRRGWNAWSRLIPVGLVHLGAILFIVGATIASTLDSSLQKTFSLPAQYGKQIRLGSEFTVTLDAPQWIQSHDGIAGGSALSALSRWQFSTSDGLAQQEHASILYRDTRAQQDGTQMGSFRQRCMILDYRFARALDRPGYMLHPVINRGLLADWQIWMPAEPPPLQGESREQLMIARRFPMMSLLWSGLVLILVGTSLILLSGLRRTVYPVTSQ; this is encoded by the coding sequence ATGCCAGCACTGACTCTGATTGGTAATGCTCTGCTGCTTATCAGCCTGATAAGCCTTGCCCTGGGCTTGTATCGAAAGACAATCAGTCTCACACCCATCGTCTGTCTCTGGTCTGCCATTGTTCTACTGGAACTGGCACTGGCGTTCGATCGATTCGAGCTTGTTTATGTGTATAGCTACAGTGCAACAGCATTGCCCCTGTGGCTAAAGCTTGCCAGCCTCTGGGGTGGTGAGCAAGGCACGCTGCTGCTACTGAGTACCCTGCTCGCAACCCTTGGCTGGCATTATCGCGCCTGGCCCTCGACCCGAGTCGGTATGCAGCTCATTGCCCTGGCCATGTTGCTGGGTTGTCTCTGGTTCAATCCCTTTGCAGCCACCGGCACAATGGCCAACGAGGGACTCGGGCTCAACGCACATCTGGTCTCGCCCTGGATGGCGCTACACCCGCCAGCTGTATTACTCGCCTACAGTTTTCTGTGGCTGCCTGTCGGTGCCGCCATCCACGGTCTCAACGGCGCCAACTCGGCCGCCTGGCTGGTCGCTGTTCGCGGCGCTGCCAGTGTCGGCTGGGGGCTGATGTGCCTGGGTCTGGCCAGCGGCATGTGGTGGGCCTTTCAGGATTTTACCTACGGCCAGTTCTGGCACTGGGATCCGGTTCAGACTGCCGTTTTCACGGTCTGGGCACTGGCCAGTGGGCAACTGCACGGCATACGCCAGCTCAACCCGCAAAAACCGGCCCCCGCTCTGCTGCTCTGGTCCAGCGTTCTGTGCGCCATCAGCATTCCGTTAGCCTTGCTGATCGTGCGGGACAGTACTCTGGCAAGCTCGCACCGCTATATCGGCGATACCAGTCTGTGGCTGATGCTGATACTGGCTGCGGGTCAATTGCTAGCGGCACTCTGGGCTCGTTTTTCTCGCCAGCAGCGCACTATTGCCTCCAGGCAAGCCGTCATATTGATCATTGCCTGCTGGATGTTTTTCGCGATGGCTGCCGGTGCTGCCGGATCGCTCGCCTACAGTTATATCTGCGAGAATCTGCACTGTTCCCGAGATTTTGTGCCATTCAGACAAGCCGTCCTGAGTTGGACTGGCGGTGCTGAATATGCACACCTAGCCAAGGTGTTCGACCAATGGGAAGTCGATCATTTCGTGGTGGTGAGACTGCTGTTACCGCTAATGGCGGTCTTGCTGTTGATGACCGGTTACGCCTTTATCCGTACCTCAACCAAGCGTGCCTTGTCGCTTACCGTAATTGCCGGCATTACCGGGCTTGCTGTCGGCCTTTATTTCAAACCACTTGAAAATCTGATCGACGGTACCGGTGTAACAACCGCCCATACCATGCAGTTGTTCTCGGTACTCGACGTATTACTGATGTGGTGCCTCTGGGCGATACTGGCCACCCTGCTTTGGTGCTACCAGGCTTGGCGCAGGCGTGGCTGGAATGCCTGGTCTCGGCTGATACCGGTCGGCCTTGTTCATCTGGGTGCCATCCTCTTCATTGTCGGGGCAACCATTGCCAGCACGCTTGACAGCAGTTTGCAGAAGACATTCAGCCTGCCAGCCCAGTACGGCAAACAGATTCGACTGGGCAGTGAATTCACGGTTACCCTGGATGCACCACAGTGGATTCAGAGCCATGATGGTATTGCAGGAGGCTCAGCCCTGAGCGCCCTGAGTCGTTGGCAATTCAGCACCTCGGATGGGCTTGCCCAGCAAGAGCACGCCAGTATCCTGTACCGGGACACACGGGCACAGCAAGATGGCACGCAGATGGGTAGCTTCAGACAACGCTGCATGATTCTGGACTATCGATTTGCACGGGCGCTTGATCGTCCGGGCTATATGCTGCATCCGGTCATCAATCGAGGCTTGCTGGCCGACTGGCAAATCTGGATGCCCGCCGAGCCGCCACCATTGCAGGGCGAATCAAGGGAGCAACTGATGATTGCCCGACGCTTCCCCATGATGTCTTTGCTTTGGTCCGGACTTGTATTGATATTAGTGGGTACAAGCCTGATTCTGTTGTCCGGCTTGCGGCGGACCGTCTATCCGGTCACTTCCCAGTGA